Proteins from one Cryptomeria japonica chromosome 4, Sugi_1.0, whole genome shotgun sequence genomic window:
- the LOC131076286 gene encoding uncharacterized protein LOC131076286, whose translation MCGCGVNFVELQMPLLEMILKWGGVEPKLVEIEEGTTMSCWVPIESGTKPALVLVHGFAAEGVIQWQFQIGKLSKDYSVYVPDLLFFGKSTTVSQQRSETFQAECLMKLLKKLKVEKCAMVGFSYGGMVVFKMAEMYPELVTCLVITGSVIAMTDSIGQATLNRLGFSRSSELLLPTTVKGLKALFCLACYKKLWFPDFLFRDFLEVMFNNREERGELLDALIECSQEAQVPSLNQKILLLWGNNDEIFNLEVANQMREKLGENIEFVGIEKAGHLVHMERPCVYTRHLLEFLRKNYSNENLSI comes from the exons ATGTGTGGATGTGGAGTAAACTTTGTGGAATTACAGATGCCCCTGCTGGAAATGATATTAAAATGGGGAGGAGTGGAACCTAAGCTGGTTGAAATTGAAGAAGGAACCACTATGAGCTGTTGGGTTCCTATAGAAAGTGGCACTAAGCCTGCATTGGTTTTGGTACATGGCTTTGCTGCAGAAGGAGTAATACAATGGCAATTTCAGATTGGTAAGCTGAGCAAGGACTACTCTGTTTATGTACCTGACTTGCTCTTTTTTGGGAAGTCTACAACTGTGAGCCAGCAGAGATCTGAGACCTTTCAGGCAGAGTGTTTGATGAAGCTGTTGAAAAAGTTGAAAGTGGAGAAATGTGCCATGGTGGGTTTCAGCTATGGAGGGATGGTGGTCTTTAAAATGGCAGAAATGTATCCAGAACTTGTTACTTGTCTGGTTATCACTGGATCTGTGATTGCCATGACTGATTCAATTGGCCAGGCTACTCTCAACAGGCTTGGATTTTCAAGATCATCAGAGCTTCTACTTCCCACTACAGTTAAAGGCCTTAAAGCATTGTTCTGTCTGGCATGTTACAAGAAACTCTGGTTCCCAGATTTTCTCTTCAGAGACTTTCTAGAG GTCATGTTTAATAATAGGGAGGAGAGAGGAGAGCTTCTAGATGCTCTAATTGAATGTAGCCAAGAGGCCCAAGTTCCATCCCTTAATCAG AAAATTCTACTCTTGTGGGGCAATAATGATGAGATTTTCAATCTTGAAGTGGCCAATCAAATGAGAGA GAAATTGGGTGAGAACATAGAGTTTGTAGGAATTGAAAAAGCAGGGCATTTAGTTCATATGGAAAGGCCTTGTGTATATACTAGACATCTCTTGGAATTTCTAAGGAAAAACTATTCGAATGAAAATTTAAGCATCTAG